Proteins from one Scylla paramamosain isolate STU-SP2022 chromosome 3, ASM3559412v1, whole genome shotgun sequence genomic window:
- the LOC135093287 gene encoding vitamin K-dependent protein C-like isoform X3, whose protein sequence is MATHHEVKAVTGRKKITVEMKKRLRTMTSTIKCSECGVQQPEPRILGGEEAWLGAWPWVAAMIHAPSGRAYCGASLINNRFLLTAGHCAAILPQHLVEVWLGSHDLSKREEQGRVVRTVSQIIIHEDFNSRSLKNDLALLQLDHPVHTTITVRPVCLPQKQDYDTQLATGVAEGGGIVAGWGLVKEDGRPSDILLQVRLPFIDLDTCRTMYEAINPVSEDMLCTYHNSSSAAMDACKGDSGGPLVVEGVDGRWVQVGVVSFGYGCGREYPGVYTRTSRYLLWIFIKILMAEGS, encoded by the exons ATGGCAACACACCACGAGGTGAAGGCGGTGACAGGCAGGAAAAAGATTACggtggagatgaagaagaggctACGGACGATGACATCGACGATCAAG TGTTCAGAGTGTGGCGTCCAGCAGCCAGAACCTCGGATTTTGGGCGGTGAGGAGGCCTGGCTGGGGGCATGGCCCTGGGTGGCGGCGATGATTCACGCGCCCTCTGGCCGAGCCTACTGCGGAGCCTCTCTAATCAACAATCGCTTCCTCCTCACTGCCGGTCACTGCGCCGCCAT CCTACCTCAGCACCTGGTGGAGGTGTGGCTGGGGAGCCACGACCTCTCCAAACGCGAGGAGCAGGGCCGCGTGGTGAGGACTGTCTCACAAATCATTATCCATGAAGATTTCAACAGCAGGAGTCTTAAAAATGACCTTGCCTTGCTGCAGCTCGACCACCCCGTCCACACCACCATAACCGTCCGTCCCGTCTGTCTGCCTCAAAAAC AGGACTATGATACCCAGCTGGCGACTGGAGTAGCGGAGGGCGGCGGCATCGTGGCGGGATGGGGTCTGGTCAAGGAGGACGGCAGACCCTCTGACATCCTGTTGCAG GTGCGTCTTCCCTTCATCGACCTGGACACGTGCCGGACGATGTACGAGGCCATCAACCCAGTGAGCGAGGACATGCTGTGCACCTACCATAACTCCTCCAGCGCCGCCATGGACGCCTGcaag GGTGACTCCGGGGGCCcgctggtggtggagggcgtGGACGGCCGGTGGGTGCAGGTGGGCGTGGTAAGCTTCGGCTACGGGTGTGGGCGCGAGTATCCAGGAGTCTATACCAGGACTTCGCGTTACCTGCTGTGGATATTCATCAAGATTCTCATGGCGGAGGGCTCCTAA
- the LOC135093287 gene encoding chymotrypsin-like elastase family member 2A isoform X1 — translation MVPTPTRAALFVAAVMVATTPVSRQPQLVFPSELDPPYLPSAVSGTTVRRTKYEAVGSPDVQRAMMKTERAAAGRPERSNSPDVLSGSELNEAHIKNKLSSILRDLGVGTGSLGQELARSGILLQILERVRADGLASQLTNLFIRGTTDGNTPRGEGGDRQEKDYGGDEEEATDDDIDDQECGVQQPEPRILGGEEAWLGAWPWVAAMIHAPSGRAYCGASLINNRFLLTAGHCAAILPQHLVEVWLGSHDLSKREEQGRVVRTVSQIIIHEDFNSRSLKNDLALLQLDHPVHTTITVRPVCLPQKQDYDTQLATGVAEGGGIVAGWGLVKEDGRPSDILLQVRLPFIDLDTCRTMYEAINPVSEDMLCTYHNSSSAAMDACKGDSGGPLVVEGVDGRWVQVGVVSFGYGCGREYPGVYTRTSRYLLWIFIKILMAEGS, via the exons ATGGTGCCCACGCCCACTCGTGCTGCGCTATTTGTGGCTGCGGTGATGGTGGCAACCACGCCTGTGTCGCGGCAACCCCAACTTGTGTTTCCCAGTGAGCTTGATCCTCCCTATCTGCCCTCTGCTGTGTCAGGCACCACCGTGCGGCGCACGAAATATGAAGCGGTGGGCTCACCTGACGTTCAGAGGGCTATGATGAAGACAGAGAGGGCCGCCGCAGGTAGGCCAGAAAGAAGCAACAGTCCAGATGTTCTCTCGGGCTCAGAACTGAATGAGGCGCACATCAAAAATAAACTTTCGAGTATTCTGCGAGATCTAGGAGTAGGAACTGGATCACTAGGACAGGAGCTCGCCAGGTCAGGGATCCTGTTACAGATACTAGAAAGAGTAAGAGCCGATGGCTTAGCCAGCCAACTGACGAATTTATTTATAAGAGGCACAACTGATGGCAACACACCACGAGGTGAAGGCGGTGACAGGCAGGAAAAAGATTACggtggagatgaagaagaggctACGGACGATGACATCGACGATCAAG AGTGTGGCGTCCAGCAGCCAGAACCTCGGATTTTGGGCGGTGAGGAGGCCTGGCTGGGGGCATGGCCCTGGGTGGCGGCGATGATTCACGCGCCCTCTGGCCGAGCCTACTGCGGAGCCTCTCTAATCAACAATCGCTTCCTCCTCACTGCCGGTCACTGCGCCGCCAT CCTACCTCAGCACCTGGTGGAGGTGTGGCTGGGGAGCCACGACCTCTCCAAACGCGAGGAGCAGGGCCGCGTGGTGAGGACTGTCTCACAAATCATTATCCATGAAGATTTCAACAGCAGGAGTCTTAAAAATGACCTTGCCTTGCTGCAGCTCGACCACCCCGTCCACACCACCATAACCGTCCGTCCCGTCTGTCTGCCTCAAAAAC AGGACTATGATACCCAGCTGGCGACTGGAGTAGCGGAGGGCGGCGGCATCGTGGCGGGATGGGGTCTGGTCAAGGAGGACGGCAGACCCTCTGACATCCTGTTGCAG GTGCGTCTTCCCTTCATCGACCTGGACACGTGCCGGACGATGTACGAGGCCATCAACCCAGTGAGCGAGGACATGCTGTGCACCTACCATAACTCCTCCAGCGCCGCCATGGACGCCTGcaag GGTGACTCCGGGGGCCcgctggtggtggagggcgtGGACGGCCGGTGGGTGCAGGTGGGCGTGGTAAGCTTCGGCTACGGGTGTGGGCGCGAGTATCCAGGAGTCTATACCAGGACTTCGCGTTACCTGCTGTGGATATTCATCAAGATTCTCATGGCGGAGGGCTCCTAA
- the LOC135093287 gene encoding coagulation factor X-like isoform X2 has protein sequence MVPTPTRAALFVAAVMVATTPVSRQPQLVFPSELDPPYLPSAVSGTTVRRTKYEAVGSPDVQRAMMKTERAAAGRPERSNSPDVLSGSELNEAHIKNKLSSILRDLGVGTGSLGQELARSGILLQILERVRADGLASQLTNLFIRGTTDGNTPRGEGGDRQEKDYGGDEEEATDDDIDDQECGVQQPEPRILGGEEAWLGAWPWVAAMIHAPSGRAYCGASLINNRFLLTAGHCAAILPQHLVEVWLGSHDLSKREEQGRVVRTVSQIIIHEDFNSRSLKNDLALLQLDHPVHTTITVRPVCLPQKQDYDTQLATGVAEGGGIVAGWGLVKEDGRPSDILLQFIYNTSHPLTEI, from the exons ATGGTGCCCACGCCCACTCGTGCTGCGCTATTTGTGGCTGCGGTGATGGTGGCAACCACGCCTGTGTCGCGGCAACCCCAACTTGTGTTTCCCAGTGAGCTTGATCCTCCCTATCTGCCCTCTGCTGTGTCAGGCACCACCGTGCGGCGCACGAAATATGAAGCGGTGGGCTCACCTGACGTTCAGAGGGCTATGATGAAGACAGAGAGGGCCGCCGCAGGTAGGCCAGAAAGAAGCAACAGTCCAGATGTTCTCTCGGGCTCAGAACTGAATGAGGCGCACATCAAAAATAAACTTTCGAGTATTCTGCGAGATCTAGGAGTAGGAACTGGATCACTAGGACAGGAGCTCGCCAGGTCAGGGATCCTGTTACAGATACTAGAAAGAGTAAGAGCCGATGGCTTAGCCAGCCAACTGACGAATTTATTTATAAGAGGCACAACTGATGGCAACACACCACGAGGTGAAGGCGGTGACAGGCAGGAAAAAGATTACggtggagatgaagaagaggctACGGACGATGACATCGACGATCAAG AGTGTGGCGTCCAGCAGCCAGAACCTCGGATTTTGGGCGGTGAGGAGGCCTGGCTGGGGGCATGGCCCTGGGTGGCGGCGATGATTCACGCGCCCTCTGGCCGAGCCTACTGCGGAGCCTCTCTAATCAACAATCGCTTCCTCCTCACTGCCGGTCACTGCGCCGCCAT CCTACCTCAGCACCTGGTGGAGGTGTGGCTGGGGAGCCACGACCTCTCCAAACGCGAGGAGCAGGGCCGCGTGGTGAGGACTGTCTCACAAATCATTATCCATGAAGATTTCAACAGCAGGAGTCTTAAAAATGACCTTGCCTTGCTGCAGCTCGACCACCCCGTCCACACCACCATAACCGTCCGTCCCGTCTGTCTGCCTCAAAAAC AGGACTATGATACCCAGCTGGCGACTGGAGTAGCGGAGGGCGGCGGCATCGTGGCGGGATGGGGTCTGGTCAAGGAGGACGGCAGACCCTCTGACATCCTGTTGCAG TTCATCTACAACACTTCACATCCTTTGACAGAAATATGA